From Haloarcula sp. CBA1127, a single genomic window includes:
- a CDS encoding PspA/IM30 family protein, with protein sequence MSLLRRFAFAIRAKLNALLSRTSDPAAELDYSYEQMRDELQDVTRGIADVTTQKKRLEIHRTRLRSNVEKHDTQARAALQEGRDDLTRRALEKKQVNVSQITELTGQIDDLQGTQDRLVGKRAELSSQIEQFRTKKETMKARYQAAEASARVSEAFTGAGDTMADVHRSIERATERTEQMEARAAALEELESSGQLESVLDDGDSIDQELDRLSSERAVENELATLRAEMDEREAVEEAAE encoded by the coding sequence ATGAGTCTGCTCCGACGGTTCGCGTTCGCCATCCGCGCCAAGCTCAACGCCCTGCTCAGTCGGACTTCGGACCCGGCGGCGGAACTTGACTACTCTTACGAACAGATGCGGGACGAACTGCAGGACGTGACTCGCGGTATCGCCGACGTGACGACTCAGAAGAAACGGCTGGAGATACACCGAACCCGGTTGCGGTCGAACGTCGAGAAACACGACACACAGGCCCGAGCCGCCCTGCAGGAGGGTCGTGACGACCTCACGCGCCGGGCACTGGAGAAGAAGCAGGTCAACGTCAGCCAGATAACGGAGCTGACGGGGCAGATAGACGACTTACAGGGGACACAGGACCGGCTGGTCGGCAAGCGGGCCGAACTCAGCAGCCAGATAGAGCAGTTCCGGACGAAAAAGGAGACGATGAAAGCCCGCTATCAGGCCGCCGAAGCGTCGGCGCGGGTCTCGGAGGCGTTTACCGGCGCTGGCGACACGATGGCCGACGTGCACCGCTCCATCGAGCGCGCGACGGAGCGCACGGAACAGATGGAGGCGCGCGCGGCCGCGCTGGAGGAACTCGAATCGAGCGGCCAGCTTGAATCCGTACTCGACGATGGCGACTCCATCGACCAGGAACTCGACCGCCTCTCCAGCGAGCGGGCGGTCGAGAACGAGCTGGCGACGCTACGGGCAGAGATGGATGAGCGCGAGGCCGTCGAAGAAGCCGCAGAATAG
- a CDS encoding uroporphyrinogen-III synthase, whose amino-acid sequence MREKPRLRVAAFRPDDERLDDAVELLESLGADPIPDPMLAVEPATADDADGDEDDRPVTPRTDADYVVLTSKTGVELAAEAGWDAGEATICAIGESTAEALHEAGYGVDIIPAEYSSTGLVETLSGAVAGTRVEVARSDHGSAVLTDGLEDAGAYVHETVLYRLVRPEGSGESAELAASGDLDAALFTSSLTVEHFLDAAADLGLREAAIDGLNEATVGAIGQPTRETAEDAGISVDVVPDQADFEALACEAVEAAAPTHHE is encoded by the coding sequence ATGCGCGAGAAACCGCGCCTGCGCGTAGCTGCCTTCCGCCCCGACGACGAGCGTCTCGACGACGCGGTCGAACTGCTGGAATCGCTCGGTGCCGACCCGATTCCGGACCCGATGCTGGCCGTCGAACCGGCGACGGCCGACGATGCCGACGGTGATGAAGACGATAGGCCAGTCACGCCCCGTACTGACGCCGACTACGTCGTCCTGACGAGCAAGACTGGCGTCGAACTCGCCGCTGAAGCCGGCTGGGACGCCGGCGAGGCGACGATATGTGCCATCGGCGAGTCGACCGCCGAGGCGCTTCACGAGGCCGGCTACGGCGTCGACATCATCCCCGCCGAGTACTCTTCGACGGGACTCGTCGAAACGCTGTCCGGAGCGGTGGCCGGCACAAGAGTCGAAGTCGCCCGGTCGGACCATGGCTCCGCAGTGCTGACTGACGGGCTGGAGGACGCCGGTGCGTACGTCCATGAAACCGTGCTATACCGGCTGGTCCGTCCGGAAGGGTCGGGCGAGTCCGCGGAGCTGGCCGCAAGCGGGGACCTCGACGCGGCGCTGTTCACGTCCTCGCTCACGGTCGAACACTTCCTCGATGCGGCTGCGGACCTCGGTCTCCGCGAGGCTGCCATCGACGGACTGAACGAGGCAACTGTCGGCGCAATCGGCCAGCCGACGCGAGAGACGGCCGAGGACGCCGGCATCTCGGTCGATGTCGTCCCCGACCAGGCCGACTTCGAGGCGCTGGCCTGCGAGGCTGTCGAGGCGGCCGCTCCGACACACCACGAATAA
- the cobA gene encoding uroporphyrinogen-III C-methyltransferase yields MTDTAPGKVYLVGSGPGDPDLLTVKAKRLLEEADVVLHDKLPGPEIIGMIPEEKREDVGKRAGGEWTPQEYTNARLVELAEEGNTVVRLKGGDSMVFGRGGEELAHLAENGIPVEIVPGITSAIAGPEAAGIPVTHRDYTSSVSFVTGHEDPTKDESAVDWEALAATGGTLVVLMGVGKLPQYTEALREAGMDPETPVALVERATWPDQQVATGTLDTIVSIRDEAGIEPPAITVIGEVAGERERVVEFLEGY; encoded by the coding sequence ATGACCGATACTGCACCCGGCAAAGTGTATCTGGTCGGCTCCGGTCCTGGCGACCCGGACCTGCTGACGGTCAAGGCGAAGCGCCTGCTGGAGGAGGCAGATGTGGTGCTGCACGACAAGCTCCCCGGCCCGGAAATCATCGGGATGATCCCCGAGGAGAAACGTGAGGACGTGGGCAAACGCGCCGGCGGCGAGTGGACGCCTCAGGAGTACACTAACGCCCGACTGGTCGAACTCGCTGAGGAGGGTAACACCGTCGTCCGGCTGAAAGGCGGCGACTCGATGGTGTTTGGCCGCGGTGGCGAGGAACTGGCTCATCTCGCGGAGAACGGAATTCCCGTCGAGATCGTTCCGGGAATTACGAGCGCTATCGCCGGCCCCGAAGCCGCCGGCATTCCGGTCACGCACCGCGATTACACGTCCTCGGTCTCCTTCGTCACCGGCCACGAGGACCCGACGAAGGACGAATCGGCCGTCGACTGGGAAGCGCTGGCCGCGACCGGCGGCACGCTCGTCGTCCTGATGGGTGTCGGCAAGCTGCCCCAGTACACAGAGGCCCTTCGCGAGGCCGGGATGGACCCTGAAACGCCCGTGGCGCTCGTCGAACGCGCGACCTGGCCGGACCAGCAGGTCGCCACCGGGACGCTCGACACCATCGTCTCCATCCGAGACGAGGCCGGTATCGAACCGCCCGCTATCACCGTCATCGGCGAGGTAGCCGGCGAGCGAGAGCGAGTGGTGGAGTTTCTGGAGGGGTACTAA